The following is a genomic window from Chryseobacterium ginsenosidimutans.
TAATTGTAATTGTTGCTGAAGTTGTTGCCGAACAGCCATTTGTCCCAATTCCTGTTACTGTATAAGTTGTGGTTGACGTTGGTGAAACGGTCTGTGTATTTCCGTTTCCTGACAATCCTGTCCAGGTGTAAGTGCTTGCTCCCATTGCTGTAAGGGTAATAGATTCACCTTTACAGATTTTTAATTTTGGTGCAGAAACACTTATGATTGGTGGTGTTATATTTTTAATAACAGTTACAGAGCCTTGTTTTGTACATCCATTTGGAGTTACGCTTGTTATGGTTAAAGTATAAGTTCCGGCATTATTTACAATTGGAGTTAATGTGTTTGCTCCGGAAACAATATTTCCTCCACCTGCTGCGGTCCATAAGAATGTTGCACCGGGTTGATAAACTGAAGCTGTTGCATTTAATGTAATTTGAGAGTTCGCACAATCAATCTGCCCGGGCGGATTGATGTTAACGATAATCGCAGGATCCATTGTTGCTGTAGCAGATTTTATATATTGACATCCGTTTGGTGTTGTCACGGTCACGGTGTAAGTTCCTGATGAATTTGCGGTTGTTGTTGCTCCTGTCGTTCCGTTTGACCAAACGAAAGTATTTCCTATTCCGTTGGCTGTAGCTGTTAATGTTGTTGAAGATCCTTGGCAGAAATTCAAAACTCCTGTGATCTGTACATTCGGATCCACACCCTGGGTGATTGTGATAGAAACGGGATTACTTGTACAAATTCCGTTATTAGAGGTTAAAGTATAGGTTCCAGGAGTTGATACGGTGATGGATTGTGTTGTTGCACCGGTTGACCATGTATTTCCTGTTGCTGAACTCGAAGTTAGAGTAACTGGAGTATTATTACAGATAACATTCGATGAGGTTGTTATGGTAGGAATAGGTTTTAAATTAACAATTAATTGTAATTCTGCAACTTTCGAGCAAGATCCTGATTTTACAAGAACATAAATTGTTGCATTTCCTGAAGTATAAGCTGTCGAAGATGCGATTGTATTGCTATTTTCTGCTAAAGCATCGGTTTGATTTAGATAATAACTAAAAACCACTCCCGAAGTTGTGCTTATATTAGGTTGAGATGAAGTTAAATTAAATGTTGCCGTATCCGAGCTGGAGCATACATTTAAAGTTGAATTCTGTACAATTGGAACAGCTCCTTGAGTTACGGTCACAGACTTTGTATATTGACAGTTAGCAGGAGTTTTCACCGTTACGGTATAAATTCCTGGGGTTGAAACGGAAAGTGTATTTCCTGTCGCTCCCGTTGACCATGTATAAGTATTTCCGGTTCCGTTTGAAGTTGCGGTTAATAATGTTGGAGATCCGCAAACAATAAGATTCCCTGAAATTTGAGGAGTCGGATCGGTTTCAGCGGTTAAGGTAACTGAAACTGGCGAGCTTGTACATATTCCATTAGTGTTTGTTAAAGAATAAGTTCCACCGGAAGTTACTGTGATTGATTGTGTTGTCGCACCGTTTGACCAGGTATTTCCTGTTGTTAAGCTTGAGGTAAGTGTCACATTTCCTCCAAAACATATAGTAGGAGATGAGCTTGAAATTGTCGGTGACGCAAGTTGTACTACATTTAATTGCAATGAAACTACTTTCGCACAGGTTGTAGATTTTACTCTTACATAAATAGTTGAGTTTCCTGAAATATAAGCTGTTGGAGTTGCAATTGTATTGGTGTTCCCTGCAAGAGCATCAGCTTGATTTACGTAATAATCAAAAGTAGCTCCAGGAGTTACGCTGATATTTGGTTGAGATGTTGTTAAATTAAAAGTTGCAGTCGTTGTATTGGAGCAGTTGGTTAAAGTAGCGTTTTGAGCCACAGGAACAGCGCCTTGTACAACATTGACAGATTTTGTGTATTGGCAGTTTGCCGGAGTTTTCACGGTTACGGTATAAGTTCCCGGAGTTGAAATGTTAATGGAAGTTGCTGTTGATCCATTTGACCATAAATAGGTATTCCCGGTTCCTGTTGAGGTTGCAGTAAGGGTCGTTGAGGTAGATTCACACAGGGTTAAGTTTCCTGTGATCTGTACATTTGGGTCTGTATCCTGAGTAATAGTCACTGATGCTTGCGGACTTGTACAAATTCCATTGGTACTTGTTAAGGTATAAGTTCCCGCATTTAAAATAGTTATCGTTTGTGAGGTTTCTCCGGTCGACCATGTATTTCCTGTGGAATTACTTGATGTTAAAGTTATATTTCCATTCGGACATAATTTCGTTGCTGAAGCTGTGATGGAAGCTGTTAAACTTTTATCTTTAAAAACAATTGCATTTGTCTGTTTGCAGGAATTGATTGTGCTTGTAGGGTTATTCGGATCGTGATAACTTATAGAATAATAATATGTATTACTTGTATTAGCGGTAATTGGTGACGTAATAGGATTGTTTCCTGTTGCTGCATCGTTGGCTGTACTGTAGTAATTAACAGTAAAGTTCGGATTGCCATTTAAAATCCCTGCAGATAAAGTATTGAAGTTAAAAATAGAATTGTTCCCGCAAATATTTATTTCTCTTGGGGAGTTGGCAGTCGGTCCTGCAGTTCCCGGCGGAATAAACGGATTGGGCGCAATGGTGGAGCTGGTGAAGGGCGAAACAAATGTTGCAGTCCCTCCCCATGTCAGATTAAAGGTGTAAACCGTTGTAGACCAGTTGTCAATATATAAATAATAAGTCTGACCTGCCACAACATCCATATATTTACAGTAAGGATCTGTATTCCCCGCTCCGGATGAAGTGTTGGTATTGGTCATGTTCATTCCTGTGTTGACAAAATATCCTGAAGCATTACATCTTACGGGAGTTCCTCTGTTTGAGCAGGTTACATTGGGGCCGTAGATCGCCCAGTCGTAATCAACAGGTCCGGTGGGAGCGAGGTCAAAAGTAAGTGTCCCGCTTGTGGCAATGGTAAATTTGTACCAAACAGAATGGTTTTCATAAGAAAGGCATCCTCCAAGAGTTTCATTGGTATTTCCAATTCCGACAGGAGTATAATTGATATTTGAATTTCCACAAACCGTGATCGCTGAAGAGCAGTCTTCCTGTGCAAAAATAAAAATATGGAATAAAAATAAAAAGGAAAGGAGTAATTTTTTAAGCATAATTGAAAAGGGGGAATATTTTATACAGATCTATTTTATAATAAAAATATTTTCTTAATAAAGGTAAAGGTGAAAAGTTTAGAATTTATTACTCTATTATTTATAGAAATAAAAAAGAAGTTGTTGGGTTATTGTTCTCATAGTTGTTTGGTTTTTAGTATTTTAAAATAATTTACAAATCTAAATAAATAAATCATGCAAAAATATATAATTTATTGATTTTTAATTCCTAATTACTCCAAAATTATTACGAATTATTTGTTAAGAATGCTTTTTCTTGAGTTTTCAAAAAAATAACGGTTTAAAAGTATTTTATTTAATAAAGTTTTGTGGATTAATAAAAAATTATTACTTTTGCAATCCAAAATGAGATGTAATATATGTTAATAATTCCAGTAAAAGATGGTGAATCCATCGATAGAGCATTAAAGAAATATAAAAGAAAATTTGATAAAACGGGTACAGTTCGTCAATTAAGATCTAGACAAGCTTTTATTAAGCCTTCTGTAACTTTAAGACAAGCAAGATTGAAAGCTTCTTATAAGCAAAGAAATCTAAGCAAGGAAGAACAAGCTTAAGAATTTTTCTTAAACACATACTAAATTCACTCTTTAAATAGTTATATTTGAAGAGTGAATTTTTGTTTTTATACAATATATGATGCTGAACAAATTCTTAGAATATTTACAATTCGAAAAGAGGTATTCACCTCATACCATTACAAGTTATAGAAAAGATCTTGAAGATTTTTCTCATTTTTATCTCAAAACAGAATCTTCAGAAGATATTTCCAAAGCAGACAAAAAAGTCATCCGGAATTTTATTGTTGAATTAAGCGAAAACAATATTTCGAAAAGAAGCATCAACAGAAAGCTGTCTTCCCTTCGAAGCTTTTATCTTTTCCTTCTAAGGTTGGGCGAAATTGAAGTTTCTCCCGCAGAAAATATTTCTTCCCTGAAATTTTATCCCGAAAAGCAGATTCCTATGTCTGAAGAGGAAATGCAAAGACTTAATGATGAGGTTTTTAATAAAGTTCATGATGTGTTGGAAAAATGTATCATGGAGGTTTTGTATCAGACGGGAATTCGTAAAGCTGAGCTTTGTGGTATGACTTTTGAGAATGTTAATTTAGCAGGGAACGAACTGAAAATAATTGGAAAAGGGAACAAAGAAAGAATAGTTCCTATTTCTGAAAGTCTGTCGAATCTGCTAAAAAGTTATTTGGAAATAAGGAAACCGGATACGGAACATAAATCATATTTTTTTGTAAATAAGAAAGGGAAAAAACTCAACGAAAAATTTGTTTATGTGGTGGTTAATAAGTACCTTAGTTTAGTAACAACAAAAGAAAAAAGAAGTCCTCACATCCTTCGTCATAGCTTTGCTACACATGTTTTGAACAATGGGGCAGAGATCTCGAAAGTAAAAAAAATATTAGGGCATTCCAGTCTTGCCAGTACGCAGGTCTATACAAATGCTAATATAGAACAATTGAAAAAAGTGTTTAATCAGGCTCATCCAAGAGCATCTAAAAAAGAAGAATTATGAAGATTACAGTACAGTCAATTGGTTTAACTCCACACGAACCATTAGAATCACACATCGAAAAGAAAGTAAGTAAACTTGATACTTTTTACGACAAAATTCAGGAATGTAAAGTATTTTTAAAAGTTGAAAATAATGCAGATAAAGTGAATAAAACTGCTGAGCTTATTTTGGCGGTTCCGGGTGACGATATCGTGGTAAAGAAGACTACTTCGAGTTTTGAAGAAAGTTTGGATATGTGTGTTGATACTGCTAAAAAGCTACTAATCAAGAAAAAAGAGCTGGCGTAGAAAAAAAAGATAAAAAAAGTCATTAAAAAGTTTGAGAATTCAAAAAAACCGTTCTATATTTGCACTCGCAAAAAGGGAACAGCGTTCTTTTGAATTCTTTTTAATTATATGCCTCCATAGCTCAGCTGGCCAGAGCACGTGATTTGTAATCTCGGGGTCGTGGGTTCGAATCCCTCTGGAGGCTCATTAATATAAACATTCGGGAAGATTCCAGAGTGGCTAAATGGGACTGACTGTAACTCAGTTGCTTCGGCTTCGCAGGTTCGAATCCTGCTCTTCCCACAGTTTATATTTTTAAAAAGTCTTGCGAGTCTCAAGAAGTTTTCTTAGATTTGCAGACCGTTACCAATGATTTTGGAAACAAAATTGCGGAAGTAGCTCAGTTGGTAGAGCGTCAGCCTTCCAAGCTGAATGTCGCGAGTTCGACCCTCGTCTTCCGCTCAAAAAATCACACTTCAAAAGCGTGATTTTTTTTAAAACTTCTGAAAAGCATCGAGTAGAATTTTCTCAACAGCTTTCAGACACAATATTAAAACGCTTCCATAGCTCAGCTGGCCAGAGCACGTGATTTGTAATCTCGGGGTCGTGGGTTCGAATCCCTCTGGAAGCTCATTTTAATATAAACTATTCGGGAAGATTCCAGAGTGGCTAAATGGGACTGACTGTAACTCAGTTGCTTCGGCTTCGCAGGTTCGAATCCTGCTCTTCCCACAGTTTATATTAAAAAAATTCTTGCAAATTAAAGAGACTTTTCTTAAGTTTGCAAAGCGTTTACCAATAATTTTGGAAACAAAATTGCGGAAGTAGCTCAGTTGGTAGAGCGTCAGCCTTCCAAGCTGAATGTCGCGAGTTCGACCCTCGTCTTCCGCTCAAAGAAAAATCACTCTATTTTTAGCGTGATTTTTTTGTTTAATGCCGACTTAGCTCAGCGGTAGAGTGCTTCCTTGGTAAGGAAGAGGTCACGGGTTCAAGTCCCGTAGTTGGCTCATTATTATCCCGAAGAAATTCGGGATTTTTTTTGCCTAAAACTTACGTCTTCAATATTCTCAATGATAAATATTTTATTAAAATTTATACAGAAACAAATTTTAAATGAAAAGCGAGATTTCTTTTTATGGTTTAAATAAAATTCACCTTAAAATTTAATTAAAGTATCGCACGCTCAATCATTCTTCCTTTACCATCATAAAAAATTTCGTTACATTCGTATAAAATAAATTCGATGAACATCCTTTTATTGGAAGATGACCTTATTCTCTCAGCAGAACTCTGTAAATTTTTAGAATCAAATAACTTTACCTGTGATAAAATTTATGACGGGGAGACGTTTTTGCGCCAGATAAAAAACAGTAGTTATGATTTGTATCTGCTCGACATCAATGTTCCGAAGATAAACGGATTGGATGTTTGCCAGACTATTCGTTCTTTCGATAAAAATACACCCATTATCATCATTTCGGCATACGGAGATCTATCTGATAAAAAAGATGCTTTTACAAGGCTTGCGGATGATTATTTGGTGAAACCTTTTCAGTTTGAAGAATTATTGCTGCGTGTCAATTCATTATTAAGAAGAAAGGTGCCTTCTGATACAGCTGATCAGGATATTCTAAGAATTGATGATTTAATTGTGAATAAAACCGAGCAGAAAGTATATCGCGGTGGAAACGAAATCAGTCTTACCTTAAAAGAATTTCAGTTGTTGGTTTATTTAGCAGAAGCGCAGGGCAGGACGGTTTCAAAGCAGCAGATTACAGAACATGTCTGGGAGCATAATTTTAATACGAATACAAATACGGTCGAAGTTTATATCAATTTCTTAAGAAAGAAGATCGACAAAGACTTTAAAGTGAAGCTCATTCACACGCGTTCGGGGTTCGGTTATTATCTAAGTCCATTATAGATGTCTTTAAAACGGAAGATAGCACTTAATCTCAGTATTGCCTTTTCATTACTTTTTGGTATTGTGATGGTGATTATTTATATGTCTTTTAATGATTTCAGAAGAGAAGAATTCAAAGAAAGATTCAGACAGAGATTGGATTTTACTTCTCACTTTATTGCAAAGTCAAAAGATTTTGAAGAAGAAGCACCTGTTTTTTTTAATGAAAATTCTGATAATATTCTTTTAAATGAAACGATCTTAATTTTTAATAGTCAAAAAGAGTTAATTTATAGCACGATTAAAGATAGAAATGTAACCTGGGACAGCGCTTTATTGAAGGAACTCGACGAAAAGAAAATCGTCTATTCTGAAAAGACAGTACCTGAAATTTATGCAGCACTCAAAACAATTAATGGTGAAAACTACTATATCCTCACAAGTGCTTTAGATACCAACGGAAATTCAAAATTAGCCTACCTGAAATATCTTTTGATAACGGCTTATGTGATGAGTACGTTACTTATCGGTTTTTTCAGCTATTATTTTATGGGTCAGTTTCTGAAGCCTTTGGAAGATCTGAATCAGGAAATTTCAGAAGTTACGGCACATAAATTAACGACGCAGATTCCGGTAAGAGAATCAAACGACGAAATTAATGTTCTTGCAAGGTCCTTCAACACTATGATTACAAGATTGGATGATGTTTTTCAGTCGCAAAAAGACTTTACGGCAAGTGCTTCCCACGAAATCCGTACACCAATTACCAGAATGGCTTTTCAGCTGGAAAATTTAATTAAGCTTGAACAGCATTCTCCGGAAACATTATCTTCTTTAAAGCAGATTCAGAAAGATGTTTATCAATTATCAGATCTTACGAATTCTCTTTTGCTTTTAACAAAATTCGACAAAGAAAATATTCAGAGTATTTATGAGGAGGTAAGAATTGATGAAGTGATTTTTGAGTCCTTCGAAGCGGTGGAAAAAAGTTATCCGAAGCTGAAAATGGATTTTCTCATTTCTGAAGATACCTCAGAAAACGGACTTTTAACGATCAACGGGATTCAGTCTTTACTGGATATAGTTTTCATCAATTTGTTTAAAAATGCAGCAGTATATTCTGATGATACAGAAGTTGATGTATTAATTACTGAGACAAATGATAACCTTATTGTGGATGTAATTTCTCACGGAAATACAATTCCCAAAGAAGAACAGCCGAAGCTCTTTGAAGCCTTCATGCGTGGAAATAATTCACAGAATATTTCCGGCTCCGGTCTTGGTTTAAGAATTGTCAAAAGAATACTTGAATACCACGGTGCCGAAATTATCTATACTTCTCCGGCTGATTTATTGAATAAATTCAGTGTAATTTTTAATAAATAGAGATCTTCCCAAATTAAATTTAATTTTTTTTTAAGCCTCATTTAAGGTCATTTTAATAGCAGAAAGGCAATTTTGTATCATAAATTGAAAAAAATGAACAAAATTGCAGGACTGTTTATTGCCATTTCCTCATTCGTGGCAGGACAACAGAAAATGTCACTTTTGGATTGTGAGGAGGCTTTTCAAAAAAACAATCTACAACTACTCGCCGAGCAGTACAGCATCAACATGGCTGATGCGGATATTTTGCAGGCCAAAATCTGGGAACTTCCGCAATTGAGCGGGCAAATCAATGCTTATAATCCTGAAGACAGAAAAGTTTTTGATATAGGACACGCAAAAGGTGCACAGATAACCCAGTTAATTTACATGGGAGGTAAAAAGAAAAATGAAATTGCCTTTGCAAAATCAAATAAAGAATTAGCCCAGTTACAGTTTTCTCAACTGCTGGTCGATCTTAAAACTCAACTTCATACAACATACTACAATCTTTACTACGAAAATTTAAAGCTTGAAAACACCAATAAACAATTGGGGTACATGAATGATCTTTTAGCTGCTTACCGAATACAGTCGGCCAAAGGAAACGTGTCTTTAAAAGATGAAGTGAGGCTTCAGAGTATCGTAATTCAGCTTAATAATGACAAACTTGGTATCAATAAAAATATTCTTGAATTTGAGCAGGCTTTAAAGGTTTTAACAGGAATTACAGACGATATCGAACCACAAATTTCTGATGCTGAAGCAAAAGATATTCTTGCTGCCCAACCTTTTGGCAACGAAACCGAACTACAGAAAAAAGCACTTCAAAATAATTCTGATTATCAGTATAATTTAAAATT
Proteins encoded in this region:
- a CDS encoding T9SS type B sorting domain-containing protein is translated as MLKKLLLSFLFLFHIFIFAQEDCSSAITVCGNSNINYTPVGIGNTNETLGGCLSYENHSVWYKFTIATSGTLTFDLAPTGPVDYDWAIYGPNVTCSNRGTPVRCNASGYFVNTGMNMTNTNTSSGAGNTDPYCKYMDVVAGQTYYLYIDNWSTTVYTFNLTWGGTATFVSPFTSSTIAPNPFIPPGTAGPTANSPREINICGNNSIFNFNTLSAGILNGNPNFTVNYYSTANDAATGNNPITSPITANTSNTYYYSISYHDPNNPTSTINSCKQTNAIVFKDKSLTASITASATKLCPNGNITLTSSNSTGNTWSTGETSQTITILNAGTYTLTSTNGICTSPQASVTITQDTDPNVQITGNLTLCESTSTTLTATSTGTGNTYLWSNGSTATSINISTPGTYTVTVKTPANCQYTKSVNVVQGAVPVAQNATLTNCSNTTTATFNLTTSQPNISVTPGATFDYYVNQADALAGNTNTIATPTAYISGNSTIYVRVKSTTCAKVVSLQLNVVQLASPTISSSSPTICFGGNVTLTSSLTTGNTWSNGATTQSITVTSGGTYSLTNTNGICTSSPVSVTLTAETDPTPQISGNLIVCGSPTLLTATSNGTGNTYTWSTGATGNTLSVSTPGIYTVTVKTPANCQYTKSVTVTQGAVPIVQNSTLNVCSSSDTATFNLTSSQPNISTTSGVVFSYYLNQTDALAENSNTIASSTAYTSGNATIYVLVKSGSCSKVAELQLIVNLKPIPTITTSSNVICNNTPVTLTSSSATGNTWSTGATTQSITVSTPGTYTLTSNNGICTSNPVSITITQGVDPNVQITGVLNFCQGSSTTLTATANGIGNTFVWSNGTTGATTTANSSGTYTVTVTTPNGCQYIKSATATMDPAIIVNINPPGQIDCANSQITLNATASVYQPGATFLWTAAGGGNIVSGANTLTPIVNNAGTYTLTITSVTPNGCTKQGSVTVIKNITPPIISVSAPKLKICKGESITLTAMGASTYTWTGLSGNGNTQTVSPTSTTTYTVTGIGTNGCSATTSATITITVVPEIVSTLHNIEICKGDKGILDAGSGPSYSYSWNTGATTQTISIDTAGTYSVTITNGVCSQTFTATVGYIVTPQISEIIYNNNILTIIVKNNGNVPVEYSIDGGVTWQGSNIFSVLKNTQYSIRVRNRGATCDTTAEYYTFFMANVITPNSDGKNDVIDFSEISKYGNFEGGIFDRYGKAVFKPSTKTPIWDGKYIGRPLPTETYWYKLQWEDRITKKPVQLSGWILLKNRD
- a CDS encoding response regulator transcription factor, with translation MNILLLEDDLILSAELCKFLESNNFTCDKIYDGETFLRQIKNSSYDLYLLDINVPKINGLDVCQTIRSFDKNTPIIIISAYGDLSDKKDAFTRLADDYLVKPFQFEELLLRVNSLLRRKVPSDTADQDILRIDDLIVNKTEQKVYRGGNEISLTLKEFQLLVYLAEAQGRTVSKQQITEHVWEHNFNTNTNTVEVYINFLRKKIDKDFKVKLIHTRSGFGYYLSPL
- the rpsU gene encoding 30S ribosomal protein S21 encodes the protein MLIIPVKDGESIDRALKKYKRKFDKTGTVRQLRSRQAFIKPSVTLRQARLKASYKQRNLSKEEQA
- a CDS encoding ATP-binding protein encodes the protein MSLKRKIALNLSIAFSLLFGIVMVIIYMSFNDFRREEFKERFRQRLDFTSHFIAKSKDFEEEAPVFFNENSDNILLNETILIFNSQKELIYSTIKDRNVTWDSALLKELDEKKIVYSEKTVPEIYAALKTINGENYYILTSALDTNGNSKLAYLKYLLITAYVMSTLLIGFFSYYFMGQFLKPLEDLNQEISEVTAHKLTTQIPVRESNDEINVLARSFNTMITRLDDVFQSQKDFTASASHEIRTPITRMAFQLENLIKLEQHSPETLSSLKQIQKDVYQLSDLTNSLLLLTKFDKENIQSIYEEVRIDEVIFESFEAVEKSYPKLKMDFLISEDTSENGLLTINGIQSLLDIVFINLFKNAAVYSDDTEVDVLITETNDNLIVDVISHGNTIPKEEQPKLFEAFMRGNNSQNISGSGLGLRIVKRILEYHGAEIIYTSPADLLNKFSVIFNK
- a CDS encoding tyrosine-type recombinase/integrase, producing the protein MLNKFLEYLQFEKRYSPHTITSYRKDLEDFSHFYLKTESSEDISKADKKVIRNFIVELSENNISKRSINRKLSSLRSFYLFLLRLGEIEVSPAENISSLKFYPEKQIPMSEEEMQRLNDEVFNKVHDVLEKCIMEVLYQTGIRKAELCGMTFENVNLAGNELKIIGKGNKERIVPISESLSNLLKSYLEIRKPDTEHKSYFFVNKKGKKLNEKFVYVVVNKYLSLVTTKEKRSPHILRHSFATHVLNNGAEISKVKKILGHSSLASTQVYTNANIEQLKKVFNQAHPRASKKEEL
- a CDS encoding TolC family protein, whose protein sequence is MNKIAGLFIAISSFVAGQQKMSLLDCEEAFQKNNLQLLAEQYSINMADADILQAKIWELPQLSGQINAYNPEDRKVFDIGHAKGAQITQLIYMGGKKKNEIAFAKSNKELAQLQFSQLLVDLKTQLHTTYYNLYYENLKLENTNKQLGYMNDLLAAYRIQSAKGNVSLKDEVRLQSIVIQLNNDKLGINKNILEFEQALKVLTGITDDIEPQISDAEAKDILAAQPFGNETELQKKALQNNSDYQYNLKLIDNSKLYSQWQKSLNVPDLNVGVGWDQNGGTFKNEANLMVGIPLPLWKSNQGNIEKANYSIQQNQKNADFQKLNLETKVESAYKTWKTQYDQLAEIKATDLNNLDLVYNGILKNFRSGNVSLIEFTDFMESYRQTALQIYDMKNEIIQSAEQLNQLVQTKIFY
- a CDS encoding HPF/RaiA family ribosome-associated protein; amino-acid sequence: MKITVQSIGLTPHEPLESHIEKKVSKLDTFYDKIQECKVFLKVENNADKVNKTAELILAVPGDDIVVKKTTSSFEESLDMCVDTAKKLLIKKKELA